A genomic window from Chrysoperla carnea chromosome 3, inChrCarn1.1, whole genome shotgun sequence includes:
- the LOC123295712 gene encoding uncharacterized protein LOC123295712 gives MGILEFIWTFLLFFITLTILPFIGACFLFIQGIRALWMYILVNSYKDNDDLEFIETVNIRTSMDSHRNMGIFTFLVSIHGECRPNLVKKNLFEVVDKRDKFGKLMYPHLQQCLVSIWGAYAWKTLPNYRIENNFHIGKNRFRGRPLTEHNLQEYISETVSKYLPNEYSPWQIVLIPNVAGKDMYYILLRIHHLLLSEEKKLRISDLLMVKQTQLEEYYPQLDEKERYVLEPKSPLLDIFAPPKAIPTLYIKLTDTCSNYWNEYISLHDPLENIDLLKTTPTLYQFYSRCVIAFVTIIREYIKDYSSINNNLQSRLKYLWTLIKRETQRRQISINLFIDSILHTLNPKTLFISYIAFVWRVLIMFTLKMPILIYYEVAAFVECIAFKYCVHTNTIIAMLFNYIPILYNAFKEVIYCASVIISAPKIIIKEILLNKFYAPPQTIKSSGRKVIAWTEKLDRQIIRTIAKTMNVTDTEVILSVIGAAITQFYGEHLTKIPDSIPITARNINNTYLYANNFNSKPNRKNVGGVVCLNLPLIANQRKLDKLQWYDYVNLIHADLTHARSTQQSLFALSKLQTNCGIFTKCFPSIVIKLVLNYLSSIYTIAVTEMTSDIIEKRYKTTTWGSEIDNIIYWRPPQSNISLSLCVSYYADSVTLAVMSDFLLSPSHITLRKELSYSFKQLTEELNLS, from the exons ATGGGTATCCTTGAATTTATAtggacatttttattattttttattaccttgACAATTTTACCATTTATTGGTGCATGTTTTTTAT ttatacAAGGAATTCGTGCATTATGGATGTACATTTTAGTGAATTCATACAAAGATAACGATGATTTGGAATTTATAGAAACAGTTAATATTCGTACATCCATGGATTCTCATCGGAATATGggtatttttacatttcttgtTAGTATTCATGGTGAATGTCGACCCAACTTggtgaagaaaaatttatttgaagttgttg ataaacgTGATAAATTTGGAAAGTTAATGTATCCTCATTTACAACAATGTTTAGTTTCAATTTGGGGAGCTTATGCGTGGAAAACATTACCAAATTAtcgaattgaaaataatttccatattGGTAAAAATCGTTTTCGGGGACGACCATTAACTGAACACAATTTACAG gaatACATAAGTGAAACGGTATCTAAATACTTACCAAATGAATACTCACCGTGGCAAATTGTGTTAATTCCGAATGTGGCTGGAAAAGATATGTACTACATTCTATTACGAAtacatcatttattattatctgaAGAAAAGAAATTAAGAATCTCAGACTTATTAATGGTTAAACAAACTCAATTAGAAGAATATTATCCACAATTGGACGAAAAAGAAag ATATGTCTTGGAACCGAAAAGTCCACTATTGGATATTTTTGCACCTCCCAAAGCCATACCAACATTATACATCAAGTTAACAGATACATGTTCAAACTATTGGAATGAATATATATCATTACATGATCCATTAGAAAACatcgatttattaaaaacaacaccAACACTGTATCAATTCTATTCGAGATGTGTTATTGCATTTGTTACAATAATACGTGAATATATTAAAGATTACAGTTCGATCAACAATAACTTACAGTCacgtttgaaatatttatggaCATTAATAAAACGTGAAACACAACGACGACAgatctcaataaatttatttatcgattctATTTTACATACACTCAatccaaaaacattatttatcagTTATATTGCATTTGTTTGGCGTGTTTTGATAATGTTCACATTAAAAATgccaatattaatatattacgaAGTTGCTGCATTTGTTGAATGTATTGCGTTCAAATATTGCGTACATACCAATACAATTATTGCAATGCTATTCAATTATATTCCGATATTATATAATGCATTTAAAGAAGTTATTTATTGCGCATCGGTGATAATAAGTGCacccaaaataattattaaggaaatcttgttaaataaattttatgcacCTCCACAGACAATTAAATCTTCTGGTCGTAAAGTCATAGCATG GACTGAAAAATTGGATCGACAAATCATTCGTACAATAGCAAAAACAATGAACGTTACTGATACTGAAGTGATATTAAGTGTGATTGGTGCTGCCATCACACAATTTTATGGTGAACATTTAACTAAAATACCAGACAGTATACCGATAACAGCACGAAACatcaataatacatatttatacgcaaataattttaattcaaaaccaAATCGTAAAAATGTGGGTGGTGTTGTTTGCTTAAATTTACCATTGATTGCTAATCAACGTAAATTAGATAAATTACAATGGTAtgattatgttaatttaattcatGCGGATTTAACGCACGCACGTTCAACACAACAAAGTTTATTTGCGTTATCCAAGCTACAAACCAATTGtggtatatttacaaaatgttttccGTCAATTGTTATTAAACttgtgttaaattatttatcaagtaTATATACAATTGCTGTTACGGAAATGACTTCGGATATTATTGAGAAACGATATAAAACTACAACATGGGGATCagaaattgataatattatctATTGGAGGCCACCACAGTCGAATATAA GCTTATCATTATGTGTCAGCTACTATGCAGATAGTGTTACGTTAGCTGTAATGTCCGACTTTTTATTGTCACCATCGCATATAACATTAAGAAAAGAATTAAGTTATTCattcaaacaattaactgaagaATTAAACTTATCTTAA
- the LOC123294611 gene encoding monocarboxylate transporter 14-like: protein MEPQKESQVNGLAPIVGWSNVTPSLKSSPSKTPSSLTTPPVTKVQSPLITNIPEEAPSDNNNKVRHRNNKENQIILSDDNERVRFLNDLDKDSIMSSSSSSISNSSICSIKLGSEKPKYPDGGWGWMVVLSSLVISMIADGISFSFGLVYIEFLHEYGESKSKTAWIGSLFMAVPLLSGPIMSALVDKYGCRKMTMLGGIISGTGFILSSISNTIELQFLTFGVIAGIGLGLCYVTAVVSIAYWFDKKRTLATGLGACGTGVGTFVYAPMTQFFIEEYGWRGTVLLLAGTFLNMCVCGAVMRDPEWWTIEQQKLQSKNIKGSSSTASISGSRSVGGESTFPGVEEIRKLMKSGESPEYILTTLATSTGFDQSSDNANKNTKKQHRSVVNLPTFVKQSEKVPIEVLEQLSSNKRLYKVILENYPKILSCRSSSDKALNTAAENDVSPGIPVTMSVRLKKTKRQNSTDKQGVPTEATTNVNEPLLQQKVNVKIVKSNIKKVHPTNTDSSKPWLVKQFSNVGPSQHGNYLQNIKVHRNSVMYRGAILNTKKYRLRASSCPDIFRNSMITLAREEEEKWYSEFVDLLKGIMDFSMFLELHFLFLSISTILLFIWFIVPYFYIAEHLTRHGYTENECSKLISLIGVTNTIGMIGLGWAGDQPWVSVTKTFSCCLFLCGFATAAMPFFTDSPYFLVGSAALFGLFFASSFSFTPVVLVSLIPIERFTTGYGLILLCQGIGNLTGPPLAGLLFDLTQSWDLSFYTAGFWIFISGIFILLIPYTKNRKIIGSGPLEKEIDRVSMA from the exons atggagCCACAAAAAGAATCACAAGTTAACGGTCTAGCACCAATTGTCGGGTGGTCAAATGTAACTCCTAGTTTAAAAAGTTCCCCAAGTAAAACACCAAGTTCTTTAACAACACCCCCAGTGACAAAAGTACAAAGTCCattaataactaatattccTGAAGAAGCACcaagtgataataataataaagtacgTCATCGAAATAACAAGGAAAATCAAATTATACTCTCGGATGACAACGAGAGGGTACGTTTCTTAAATGATCTAGACAAAGATAGTATTATGTCTTCATCATCTTCATCAATCTCGAATTCAAGTATTTGTAGTATTAAATTAGGCAGCGAAAAGCCTAAATATCCTGACGGTGGTTGGGGATGGATGGTTGTTCTTTCGTCTTTGGTAATATCAATGATTGCTGATGGAATCAGTTTCTCATTTGGTCTAGTGTATATTGAATTTTTGCATGAATATGGTGAATCTAAATCAAAAACCGCTTGGATTGGTTCATTATTTATGGCTGTTCCATTGTTATCTGGACCTATAATGAGTGCGCTCGTAGATAAATATGGATGTAGAAAAATGACAATGTTAGGAGGTATCATATCTGGAACTGGATTCATTTTAAGTTCCATATCAAATACTATTGAATTACAATTCCTAACATTTGGTGTTATCGCCGGTATTGGATTAGGATTGTGTTATGTAACAGCTGTAGTATCTATAGCTTATTGGTTTGATAAAAAACGTACCTTAGCCACAGGTTTAGGGGCATGTGGAACTGGAGTTGGTACATTTGTATACGCACCAATGACACAATTCTTTATTGAAGAATATGGATGGCGTGGAACTGTTTTACTACTGGCTGGAACATTTCttaatatgtgtgtatgtggGGCTGTTATGCGGGATCCAGAATGGTGGACAATTGAACAACAAAAATTGcaatcgaaaaatataaaaggcTCATCCAGTACAGCGTCAATATCTGGGTCTCGATCTGTTGGTGGTGAATCTACATTTCCAGGAGTTGAAGAAATACGGAAATTAATGAAGAGCGGTGAATCTccagaatatattttaacaacacTAGCTACCTCAACCGGATTTGATCAATCAAGTGATAATGCtaacaaaaatacaaagaaGCAACATCGATCTGTTGTTAATCTTCCAACTTTTGTCAAACAAAGTGAAAAA gtACCTATAGAAGTATTAGAACAATTATCATCAAATAAAAGACTGTATAAagtaatattagaaaattatccaaaaatattgTCATGCCGAAGTTCTTCCGACAAAGCTTTAAATACCGCTGCTGAGAACGATGTATCACCAGGAATACCAGTAACAATGTCAGTAcgtttaaagaaaacaaaaagacAAAACTCTACAGACAAACAAGGAGTTCCAACAGAAGCAACAACAAATGTTAACGAACCATTACTACAACAAAAAGTCAATGtgaaaattgttaaatcaaatataaaaaaagttcatcCAACTAATACCGATTCATCAAAACCGTGGTTAGTGAAACAATTTAGTAATGTTGGTCCTTCTCAACATGgaaattatttgcaaaacaTAAAAGTACATAGAAATTCTGTTATGTATCGTGGtgcaattttaaatactaaaaagtaTCGTCTTCGTGCTTCAAGTTGTCctgatatttttcgaaattcaatgATTACACTAGCTAGAGAAGAAGAAGAG aaatggtACAGTGAATTTGTAGATTTACTAAAAGGGATAATggatttttcaatgtttttggaactacactttttatttttatcaatttctacaattttattattcatctgGTTTATTGTTCCATATTTTTACATAGCTGAACATTTAACTCGCCATGGCTACACTGAAAATGAATGCTCCAAACTTATCTCACTTATTGGAGTTACAAATACGATTGGAATG attggACTGGGATGGGCTGGAGATCAACCATGGGTTAGTGTGACGAAAACGTTCtcctgttgtttatttttatgtggtTTCGCCACAGCTGCAATGCCTTTTTTTACTGACAGTCCGTACTTCTTAGTTGGAAGTGCAGCTTTGTTTGGATTATTCTTTGCGAGTAGTTTCTCATTCACACCGGTTGTTTTAGTATCATTAATACCAATAGAACGTTTTACAACTGGATATGGTTTAATATTACTATGTCAGGGTATCGGAAATTTAACAGGTCCTCCATTAGCTGGATTACTATTTGATTTAACACAATCATGggatttatcattttatacagcaggattttggatatttatatctggtatatttattttattaattccatataccaaaaatcgtaaaattattGGATCTGGTCCACTAGAAAAAGAAATTGATAGAGTTAGTatggcttaa